A section of the Streptomyces sp. SLBN-118 genome encodes:
- a CDS encoding S8 family serine peptidase: protein MLSAVIATTAVPGRARAVPAADAAAVERWIVVLKDSVADPGAVANQHAQSEGKGRVRHVYNAAAGGNALKGYALEATATQIQAIRADPRVASVERDQKVSLPKPLKGAAPRARRKLSGTPGSGGVRYAGDPLLAGQWGPFRIGTVGGADKGFTVPAPARVGVAELDSGVDFNHPDLRVAGSVNFSDAPTADDLLGHGTHVAGIIQALNNGIGVEGTAPGTKLWNVKVLGDDGTADFSDLVAGLDWVTRNAKAKNIRVANMSLTSPVSSPALHEAVRVATRAGVTVSAAAGNESTNQPQYPAAYPEAIGVAATTVFNQRADFSNYGATWVDIAAPGTDILSTGPTHPNGFFLPEYAYLSGTSMATPFASGTIALCLTSGHCRGTTNDILATLGRDSLRISGTGTDYRYGLVQAACYWQHIPKCHSITVGRGKVVSRKSLKARTQPTSHSAEAGNLRPGQTITIDCKAKGQWVKGNNIWYKLGQNPRGWAPARHIKNLNAIPYCT, encoded by the coding sequence GTGCTGTCAGCGGTCATTGCCACGACCGCCGTTCCCGGCCGTGCGCGGGCTGTGCCCGCCGCGGACGCTGCGGCGGTGGAGCGGTGGATCGTGGTGCTGAAAGACTCCGTGGCCGATCCGGGCGCGGTCGCCAACCAGCACGCGCAGAGCGAGGGTAAGGGCCGGGTGCGGCATGTGTACAACGCCGCCGCGGGCGGGAACGCCCTGAAGGGCTATGCCCTGGAGGCGACCGCCACGCAGATCCAGGCCATCCGCGCCGACCCGCGCGTTGCTTCGGTCGAACGCGACCAGAAGGTGTCCCTGCCCAAGCCCCTCAAGGGTGCCGCACCCCGGGCGCGGCGGAAACTGTCGGGCACGCCGGGCAGCGGGGGTGTGCGGTATGCGGGCGACCCGCTGCTGGCCGGGCAGTGGGGCCCGTTCCGGATCGGAACCGTGGGAGGCGCCGACAAGGGGTTCACCGTGCCCGCACCCGCCCGGGTCGGGGTGGCCGAGCTGGACTCCGGTGTCGACTTCAACCACCCGGACCTTCGGGTGGCCGGCAGCGTCAACTTCTCCGACGCCCCCACCGCGGACGACCTCCTCGGCCACGGGACACACGTCGCGGGGATCATCCAGGCGCTCAACAACGGCATCGGCGTGGAAGGCACCGCCCCCGGCACCAAACTGTGGAACGTCAAAGTCCTCGGTGACGACGGCACTGCAGACTTCTCCGATCTTGTCGCAGGCTTGGACTGGGTCACCCGGAACGCCAAGGCGAAGAACATCCGTGTCGCCAATATGAGCCTGACTTCACCAGTCAGCAGCCCGGCGCTGCACGAAGCCGTCCGGGTGGCCACTCGGGCGGGAGTCACCGTGTCGGCCGCCGCAGGCAACGAGAGTACGAATCAGCCGCAGTATCCGGCGGCCTACCCGGAAGCGATCGGCGTCGCCGCCACCACAGTGTTCAACCAACGGGCCGACTTCTCCAACTACGGAGCGACGTGGGTGGACATCGCCGCCCCCGGCACAGACATCCTCTCCACCGGGCCCACTCACCCCAACGGCTTCTTCCTGCCGGAATACGCCTACCTCTCCGGCACGAGCATGGCCACACCCTTCGCCTCGGGCACCATCGCGCTGTGCCTGACCTCCGGGCACTGCCGGGGAACCACCAACGACATCCTGGCCACACTCGGCCGGGACTCCCTGCGCATCTCCGGCACCGGCACGGACTACCGCTACGGACTGGTCCAGGCCGCCTGCTACTGGCAGCACATTCCCAAGTGCCACAGCATCACCGTCGGCCGCGGCAAAGTCGTCTCCAGGAAGTCCCTGAAGGCCCGCACACAACCCACCAGCCACTCCGCCGAGGCCGGCAACCTCCGCCCCGGCCAGACCATCACGATCGACTGCAAGGCCAAAGGCCAATGGGTCAAGGGCAACAACATCTGGTACAAACTCGGCCAGAACCCACGCGGCTGGGCCCCCGCACGCCACATCAAGAACCTCAACGCCATCCCCTACTGCACATGA
- a CDS encoding metalloregulator ArsR/SmtB family transcription factor, whose amino-acid sequence MFMDHPKEAARPDVSAVAALDEPTRRRLYNHVVRQQGPVSRDEAAEALGLARQTAAFHLDRLADESLLDVVYERRSGRTGPGAGRPAKLYKRSTKQVTVSLPERHYELAGRLLAQALEESEATGEPVRTALHRKARELGTQLAEGKTGVFDLLEGNGFEPRCEGDAIVLGNCPFHALAREHTQTVCGMNLHLLRGVLEGLDEDGLQACLEPSPGHCCVRLHPASSPSGTARPS is encoded by the coding sequence GTGTTCATGGACCACCCCAAAGAAGCAGCACGACCCGATGTCTCCGCCGTCGCCGCTCTCGACGAGCCGACCCGCAGGAGGCTCTACAACCACGTCGTGCGCCAGCAGGGGCCGGTCAGCCGCGACGAAGCCGCCGAGGCCCTGGGCCTCGCCCGGCAGACCGCGGCCTTCCACCTGGACCGCCTGGCCGACGAATCGCTGCTCGACGTCGTCTACGAGCGGCGCAGCGGCCGGACCGGTCCGGGTGCCGGCCGGCCCGCCAAGCTCTACAAGCGCTCCACCAAGCAGGTCACCGTCAGCCTGCCCGAGCGGCACTACGAACTGGCCGGACGGCTCCTCGCCCAGGCCCTGGAGGAATCCGAAGCCACGGGCGAACCGGTGCGGACCGCCCTGCACCGAAAGGCCCGAGAGCTGGGCACACAGCTCGCCGAAGGCAAGACGGGTGTCTTCGACCTGCTGGAAGGGAACGGTTTCGAACCCCGCTGTGAAGGTGATGCGATCGTCCTGGGCAACTGCCCCTTCCACGCGCTTGCACGCGAACACACCCAGACCGTGTGCGGCATGAACCTCCACCTGCTCCGAGGCGTGCTGGAAGGGCTCGACGAAGACGGGCTCCAGGCATGCCTGGAGCCCAGCCCCGGTCACTGCTGTGTCCGCCTGCACCCGGCTTCCTCACCGTCCGGGACCGCACGGCCCTCCTGA
- the tal gene encoding transaldolase has translation MSENLDRLAAEGVAIWLDDLSRERLASGGLADLVREQQVVGITSNPTIFAKAIRSGARYDEQVDDLARRGIRVEEAIRLLTAFDVRWACDVLRPVYEASGGVDGRVSIEVDPRVAHDTAATIAEARALWWLVDRPNMFVKIPATQQGLEAISTALAEGISINVTLIFSLDRYDQVLRAFLDGVGRAQAAGRDLASIASVASFFVSRVDTEVDSRLDKIGTPEAGALRGRAAIANARLAYQHFEQACASDRWKALAAAGMRPQRPLWASTGVKDPAYDDTRYVDELVAKEVVNTMPEQTLRAVADRGRVQGDTIHGTYAAAQQVLDGLEAVGVSYDDVVRVLEDEGISKFTASADELFEQLNTELHTKRAAA, from the coding sequence ATGAGTGAGAACCTGGACCGGCTGGCCGCAGAAGGCGTAGCGATCTGGCTGGATGATTTGAGCCGGGAGCGGCTCGCCAGTGGCGGCCTGGCCGACTTGGTGCGTGAACAGCAGGTAGTGGGCATCACCAGCAACCCGACGATCTTTGCCAAGGCGATCCGCTCGGGTGCCCGCTACGACGAGCAGGTAGACGATCTTGCCCGGCGCGGGATTAGGGTCGAGGAAGCCATCAGGTTGCTGACCGCATTCGACGTGCGCTGGGCCTGCGACGTGCTGCGCCCGGTGTACGAGGCCAGCGGCGGGGTGGATGGCCGGGTTTCGATCGAGGTGGACCCGCGAGTCGCCCACGACACGGCGGCAACGATCGCCGAGGCACGGGCCCTGTGGTGGCTGGTGGACCGGCCGAACATGTTCGTGAAGATCCCCGCCACGCAGCAGGGCCTGGAGGCGATCAGCACGGCGCTCGCCGAGGGCATCAGTATCAACGTGACGTTGATCTTCTCTCTGGACCGTTACGACCAAGTGCTCCGCGCTTTCCTGGACGGCGTGGGCAGGGCACAGGCAGCGGGACGTGACCTGGCGTCCATCGCGTCGGTGGCCTCCTTCTTCGTCAGCCGGGTGGACACCGAGGTCGACAGCCGACTGGACAAGATCGGCACGCCGGAGGCGGGGGCCCTGCGCGGCCGGGCCGCGATCGCCAACGCACGCCTGGCCTACCAGCACTTCGAGCAGGCGTGCGCGTCAGACCGATGGAAGGCCCTGGCGGCGGCCGGGATGCGCCCGCAACGACCTCTGTGGGCCTCCACCGGGGTGAAGGACCCCGCCTACGACGACACCCGCTACGTCGACGAACTGGTGGCGAAAGAGGTGGTCAACACCATGCCGGAGCAGACCCTGCGCGCGGTTGCGGACCGCGGCCGCGTCCAAGGCGACACAATCCATGGCACCTATGCGGCAGCCCAGCAGGTACTTGATGGCCTGGAGGCTGTCGGAGTGTCGTATGACGACGTGGTGCGTGTGCTGGAGGACGAGGGCATCAGCAAGTTCACGGCCTCCGCCGACGAGCTGTTCGAGCAGCTGAATACCGAACTGCACACCAAGCGCGCCGCAGCCTGA
- a CDS encoding NAD(P)/FAD-dependent oxidoreductase, with the protein MSANTAFVIIGAGLAGAKAAQTLRAEGFDGPVVLLGEESERPYERPPLSKGYLLGKDERESVYVHPSQWYAEHDVDLRLGATVEAIDPSGHEVTLADGSRLGYAKLLLTTGSSPRPLPVPGDGLDGVHYLRRLADSDRIKESLESASRIAVIGAGWIGLETAAAARAMGVEVTVLGSAQLPLLRVLGREVAQIFADLHTDHEVDLRSGVQVAEITGADGRANGVLLADGSHVDADAVIVGVGITPNTQLAAAAGLDVDNGIRVDAHLRTSHPDVYAAGDVANAFHPLLDKHIRVEHWANALNQPQTAAKTMLGQDVAYDRVPYFFTDQYDLGMEYTGYVEPGGYDQVVFRGRPETREFIAFWLAESRVLAGMNVNVWDVTDPIRSLVVSGHQIAPARLADPNVPLDELLERPDSTT; encoded by the coding sequence ATGTCCGCGAACACAGCATTCGTGATCATCGGAGCCGGCCTGGCTGGTGCGAAGGCAGCACAAACCCTCCGGGCAGAGGGCTTCGACGGCCCGGTCGTGCTGCTCGGAGAGGAGAGCGAGCGCCCTTACGAACGGCCGCCGCTCTCCAAGGGCTACCTGCTGGGCAAGGACGAGCGTGAGTCGGTCTACGTCCACCCCTCCCAGTGGTACGCCGAGCACGACGTCGACCTGCGCCTGGGCGCCACCGTCGAGGCGATCGACCCGAGCGGCCATGAAGTGACGCTCGCTGACGGCAGCCGGCTCGGCTACGCGAAGCTGCTCCTGACCACCGGCTCCTCACCGCGCCCCCTGCCGGTGCCCGGCGACGGCCTCGACGGGGTCCATTACCTGCGCCGGCTCGCCGACAGCGACCGCATCAAGGAATCCCTTGAGTCCGCATCCCGCATCGCGGTGATCGGCGCCGGCTGGATCGGTCTGGAGACGGCTGCCGCAGCTCGCGCGATGGGTGTGGAGGTCACGGTGCTGGGGTCAGCCCAACTCCCCCTGCTGCGCGTGCTGGGCCGCGAAGTCGCCCAGATCTTCGCCGACCTGCACACCGACCACGAAGTCGACCTGCGCTCCGGTGTCCAAGTCGCTGAGATCACCGGGGCTGATGGCCGGGCGAACGGCGTGCTGCTGGCCGACGGCAGCCACGTCGACGCCGACGCGGTCATCGTCGGTGTCGGCATCACCCCCAACACCCAGCTCGCCGCAGCCGCCGGCCTCGACGTCGACAACGGCATCCGTGTCGACGCCCACCTGCGCACCTCACACCCGGACGTCTACGCCGCCGGGGACGTCGCCAACGCCTTCCACCCGCTGCTCGACAAGCACATCCGCGTCGAACACTGGGCCAACGCCCTCAACCAGCCCCAGACCGCGGCCAAGACGATGCTCGGCCAGGACGTGGCCTACGACCGCGTTCCGTACTTCTTCACAGACCAGTACGACCTGGGCATGGAGTACACCGGGTACGTCGAACCCGGCGGATACGACCAGGTGGTCTTCCGCGGTCGGCCCGAGACCCGCGAATTCATCGCTTTCTGGCTCGCCGAGAGCCGGGTACTGGCCGGCATGAACGTCAACGTCTGGGACGTCACGGACCCGATCCGCAGCCTCGTCGTCTCCGGGCACCAGATCGCCCCCGCCAGGCTCGCCGACCCCAACGTACCTCTGGACGAACTCCTGGAACGTCCCGACTCGACGACGTGA
- a CDS encoding spermidine synthase — protein sequence MKDTGKSLGSVPPRLLLASATMLFVELALIRWSGANVVHLSYFSNFILLGSFLGIGLGFLIPAARGQWLKRLAPVPLALLVVLVREFPVQVRQESGQVIYFTSVVATGLPAWVTLPALFLLTALIMTAIGKITADLFRRLPSLTAYRYDLLGSLAGSVSFALLSWLRAPSVVWGVLAALAMLVLGGRRNTVLYTIPLAAMVAALALESMTPGVSWSPYYKIQVTHTRSYRISANGVPHQSIAPLPVLMRHTPYRQPYDETPANPHKRVLVIGAGNGNDVAVALAHGAERVDAVEIDPGLQQIGAQHHPAKPYSNPRVHVHINDGRAFLEQTSARYDLVVLALPDSLTLVGGASNLRLESYLFTRQAFEAARKHVAPHGAFAMYNFYRQSWLIDRFGGSLTDVYGHAPCMTTFSKNWAVLVAGRTPADQSCAKEWQPSGAVPAAVTDDHPFPYLLHRTIPRLYLGALGAILLMTVLSVRLTGVRIRRTVRYTDMFLMGAAFMLLETKNVIGFALYFGTTWLVNALVFIGVLLAVLAAVEVRRRLASPNRTVLQLLLFASLAVAWLVPAHLVLALPVAPRLAAAIALAFAPIFCANLLFSDRLALAPDPTAAFGANLLGALTGGTLEYLALLTGYQALLLVVAVLYAGACIAMRIGGRRPGPPTSLEGHVGDNVTVRG from the coding sequence ATGAAAGACACCGGAAAATCCCTCGGATCGGTGCCCCCACGGCTGTTGCTGGCCAGCGCCACGATGCTGTTCGTCGAGTTGGCGCTGATCCGTTGGTCAGGTGCCAATGTCGTCCATCTCAGCTACTTCTCGAATTTCATTCTACTGGGCTCGTTCCTCGGCATCGGTCTGGGATTCCTGATTCCCGCGGCGCGCGGGCAGTGGCTGAAACGTCTGGCCCCCGTACCACTGGCCCTTCTCGTCGTCCTGGTACGCGAGTTCCCGGTCCAGGTGCGACAGGAAAGCGGCCAGGTCATCTATTTCACCTCCGTGGTGGCAACGGGCCTTCCGGCGTGGGTGACGCTGCCCGCCCTGTTCCTGCTGACCGCGCTCATCATGACCGCGATCGGGAAGATCACGGCGGATCTGTTCCGCCGGCTGCCGTCGCTGACCGCCTACCGGTACGACCTGCTCGGCAGCCTGGCGGGCTCCGTCTCCTTCGCACTGCTGTCCTGGCTCCGCGCTCCGTCGGTCGTGTGGGGCGTGCTCGCCGCCCTGGCAATGCTGGTCCTCGGCGGACGCCGGAACACCGTCCTGTACACGATCCCGCTGGCCGCGATGGTGGCTGCCCTCGCGCTCGAGTCCATGACGCCAGGTGTGTCCTGGTCGCCCTACTACAAGATCCAGGTCACGCACACGCGGTCCTACAGGATCTCCGCCAACGGCGTGCCGCATCAGAGCATCGCGCCGCTCCCGGTGCTGATGCGGCATACGCCGTACAGGCAGCCGTACGACGAGACCCCCGCCAACCCGCACAAACGCGTGCTCGTCATCGGAGCGGGGAACGGGAACGACGTAGCGGTCGCGCTGGCGCACGGAGCCGAGCGCGTGGATGCCGTCGAGATCGATCCCGGTCTGCAGCAGATCGGTGCCCAGCACCACCCCGCGAAGCCGTATTCCAACCCCAGGGTGCACGTGCACATCAACGACGGGCGGGCGTTCCTGGAACAGACCAGCGCTCGGTACGACCTCGTCGTCCTGGCGCTGCCCGACTCGCTGACACTCGTAGGGGGCGCGAGCAATCTCCGTTTGGAGAGCTATCTGTTCACCCGGCAGGCCTTCGAGGCAGCACGCAAGCATGTCGCCCCGCACGGCGCGTTCGCCATGTACAACTTCTACCGGCAGAGCTGGCTGATCGACCGGTTCGGCGGCAGCCTCACCGATGTGTACGGCCACGCGCCGTGCATGACGACGTTCAGCAAGAACTGGGCGGTTCTGGTGGCAGGCCGCACACCGGCGGACCAGTCCTGCGCGAAGGAGTGGCAGCCGAGCGGCGCCGTGCCTGCCGCCGTAACCGACGACCACCCGTTCCCCTACCTCCTTCACCGGACGATCCCCAGGCTCTACCTGGGGGCGCTGGGAGCGATCCTGCTGATGACGGTCCTGTCGGTGCGCCTCACCGGTGTGCGCATCCGGCGGACCGTCCGCTACACGGACATGTTCTTGATGGGCGCGGCGTTCATGCTGCTGGAAACGAAGAACGTGATCGGCTTCGCCCTCTATTTCGGTACGACGTGGCTGGTGAACGCCCTGGTGTTCATCGGCGTGCTCCTCGCAGTGCTGGCCGCCGTGGAAGTCCGGCGCCGTCTGGCATCGCCCAACCGGACGGTGCTCCAACTGCTGCTCTTCGCGTCGCTGGCCGTGGCCTGGCTCGTCCCCGCGCACCTGGTGCTGGCGCTGCCCGTCGCCCCACGGCTCGCGGCGGCGATCGCCCTGGCCTTCGCGCCGATCTTCTGCGCCAATCTCCTCTTCTCCGACCGCCTCGCGCTCGCCCCGGATCCCACAGCGGCCTTCGGTGCGAACCTGCTGGGCGCCCTCACCGGCGGCACGCTCGAATACCTCGCCCTGCTCACCGGGTATCAGGCGCTGCTGCTCGTGGTGGCCGTGCTGTACGCGGGCGCCTGCATCGCGATGCGGATCGGCGGCCGCCGCCCGGGGCCGCCCACGTCCCTTGAAGGGCACGTCGGCGACAACGTCACCGTCCGCGGCTGA
- a CDS encoding acyl-CoA dehydrogenase family protein, translating to MVHPLLFNPRTYDPAHFDPETRRLLRATVDWFEDRGKRRLIEDYRSRAWLADFLAFSAKEGLFATFLTPASDADQRHDKRWDTARIAALNEIFGFYGLDYWYAWQVTILGLGPVWQSDNAAARTRAAELLSQGEVFAFGLSEKTHGADIYSTDMLLEPDGDGGFRASGSKYYIGNGNAAGLVSVFGRRTDIEGPDGYVFFAADSRHPAYHLVKNVVDSSKYVSEFRLDNYPVGPDDILHTGRAAFDAALNTVNVGKFNLCTASIGICEHAMYEAVTHAHNRILYGRPVSAFPHVRRELTDAYVRLVGMKLFSDRAVDYFRSAGPDDRRYLLFNPMTKMKVTTEGEKVIDLMWDVIAAKGFEKDTYFAQAATEIRGLPKLEGTVHVNLALILKFMRNHLLRPAEYAPVPTRLDAADDTFLFGQGPARGLGSVQFHDWRPAYDAYADVPNVGRFREQADALCEIVTAAAPDEEQSRDLDLLLAVGQLFALVVHGQLILEQARLTGLDEDVLDELFAVLVRDFSAHAVELHGKDSATEEQQRWALAAVRRPVVDDARSARVWERVEALSGAYEMAP from the coding sequence ATGGTCCACCCGCTGCTGTTCAACCCGCGGACCTACGACCCGGCGCACTTCGACCCCGAGACCCGCAGGCTGCTGCGCGCCACCGTCGACTGGTTCGAAGATCGCGGCAAGCGCAGGCTGATCGAGGACTATCGCTCCCGTGCCTGGCTGGCGGATTTCCTCGCGTTCTCCGCCAAGGAAGGGCTGTTCGCGACCTTCCTCACTCCAGCCTCCGACGCCGACCAGCGGCACGACAAGCGGTGGGACACCGCCCGGATCGCCGCCCTCAACGAGATCTTCGGCTTCTACGGGCTCGACTACTGGTACGCCTGGCAGGTCACCATCCTCGGTCTCGGCCCGGTCTGGCAGAGCGACAACGCCGCCGCCCGCACCCGCGCGGCCGAACTCCTCTCCCAGGGCGAGGTGTTCGCCTTCGGCCTGTCGGAGAAGACTCACGGCGCCGACATCTACTCCACCGACATGCTTCTGGAGCCCGACGGCGACGGCGGCTTCCGGGCCAGCGGCTCCAAGTACTACATCGGCAACGGAAACGCCGCCGGTCTCGTCTCCGTCTTCGGCCGCCGCACCGACATCGAGGGCCCCGACGGCTACGTCTTCTTCGCCGCCGACAGCCGTCACCCGGCGTACCACCTCGTCAAGAACGTCGTCGACTCCTCGAAGTACGTCAGCGAATTCCGCCTCGACAACTACCCGGTCGGCCCGGACGACATACTGCACACCGGCCGCGCCGCCTTCGACGCCGCCCTCAACACCGTCAACGTCGGCAAGTTCAACCTCTGCACGGCCTCGATAGGCATCTGTGAACACGCGATGTACGAGGCCGTCACCCACGCGCACAATCGCATCCTCTACGGCCGCCCCGTCAGCGCATTCCCGCACGTTCGCCGCGAGCTGACCGATGCGTACGTCCGCCTCGTCGGCATGAAGCTGTTCAGCGACCGCGCCGTCGACTACTTCCGCTCCGCCGGACCCGACGACCGCCGCTACTTGCTCTTCAACCCGATGACGAAGATGAAGGTGACCACCGAGGGCGAGAAGGTCATCGACCTGATGTGGGACGTCATCGCCGCCAAGGGCTTTGAGAAGGACACCTACTTCGCCCAGGCCGCCACCGAGATCCGGGGACTGCCCAAGCTGGAAGGCACGGTCCACGTCAACCTCGCGCTGATCCTCAAGTTCATGCGCAACCACCTGCTGCGTCCGGCCGAGTACGCGCCCGTGCCGACCCGCCTCGACGCGGCCGACGACACGTTCCTCTTTGGGCAGGGACCGGCCCGCGGTCTGGGCTCCGTACAGTTCCACGACTGGCGCCCCGCCTACGACGCGTACGCCGATGTACCCAACGTCGGGCGCTTCCGGGAGCAGGCGGACGCCCTGTGCGAGATCGTCACCGCCGCCGCCCCCGATGAGGAGCAGAGCCGCGACCTCGATCTTCTCCTTGCCGTCGGCCAGCTGTTCGCGCTCGTCGTGCACGGCCAGCTGATCCTGGAGCAGGCACGCCTGACCGGCCTGGACGAGGACGTGCTCGACGAACTGTTCGCCGTCCTCGTACGCGATTTCTCCGCGCACGCCGTCGAACTGCACGGCAAGGACTCCGCCACCGAGGAACAGCAGCGCTGGGCGCTGGCCGCGGTTCGGCGTCCGGTCGTCGACGACGCCCGCTCGGCGCGCGTCTGGGAGCGGGTCGAGGCGTTGTCCGGGGCGTACGAGATGGCGCCGTAA
- a CDS encoding PadR family transcriptional regulator, which produces MALEHAILVSLLEQPGSGYELARRFERSIGYFWTATHQQIYRVLKRMESGGWIDVREVPQQARPDKKEYSVAPPGRAALAQWLHEPIEPESVRHDLAVKIRGAAFDDPAVLIREVERHHQTHTRRLAHYLAGELRDFTGPRAPKTPDAGQELQHVVLRGGIAYERMTLAWLDDVLATLHRLGAER; this is translated from the coding sequence ATGGCGCTCGAACACGCGATCCTCGTCTCTCTGCTGGAGCAGCCGGGCTCCGGCTATGAGTTGGCCCGGCGGTTCGAGCGGTCCATCGGCTACTTCTGGACCGCCACCCATCAGCAGATCTACCGCGTCCTCAAGCGTATGGAGAGCGGTGGCTGGATCGACGTCCGCGAGGTGCCGCAGCAGGCCCGGCCAGACAAGAAGGAGTACTCCGTCGCCCCGCCCGGCCGCGCCGCCCTCGCCCAATGGCTGCACGAGCCGATCGAACCCGAGAGTGTCCGACACGACCTCGCCGTGAAGATCCGTGGCGCGGCCTTCGACGACCCGGCCGTCCTGATCCGCGAGGTCGAGCGGCACCACCAGACGCATACCCGCCGCCTCGCGCACTACCTCGCGGGGGAACTGCGTGACTTCACCGGACCCAGGGCCCCCAAAACGCCCGACGCCGGGCAGGAACTCCAGCATGTCGTGCTGCGCGGCGGCATCGCGTACGAGCGGATGACGCTCGCCTGGCTCGACGACGTACTCGCGACCCTCCACCGGCTCGGTGCCGAGCGCTGA